GATAGGCGGACATGGTACGGTGCCATAGGAACAATAGACACAACAGTCGCCGGGCTTCGGCTTAAGCACAGTGTGGCATTGCCCGCACTCGTAGAACCATTGGCAGGCATCCATGGGCATGGTTTCCGTCCTGGCATGGCCGCATACCGGACAGGTCAGCGTGGATTCC
This is a stretch of genomic DNA from Nitrosomonas sp. sh817. It encodes these proteins:
- a CDS encoding GDCCVxC domain-containing (seleno)protein; translated protein: MSAVILESTLTCPVCGHARTETMPMDACQWFYECGQCHTVLKPKPGDCCVYCSYGTVPCPPIQMRDKNSGDGCCG